A genomic window from Uranotaenia lowii strain MFRU-FL unplaced genomic scaffold, ASM2978415v1 HiC_scaffold_575, whole genome shotgun sequence includes:
- the LOC129760325 gene encoding RILP-like protein homolog — MNSEDELSVVDVYDLAADIGKEFETIIDKNGTNAVSELIPKVINILELLETLTIRKENENAIVQELNEKIAQLEADKFEKAEFKKKIDKEMESIEEQWRIETRDLLQVISRLQSENRRLTKSQNIEQVITKHSNIDSTNADHHSNNSFCANCDSSNISKLKIKINEQNDEIKFKDREMEDKISEINNLFLQIERLKNTLSECRRRQKLTQNQMITLFEERADFLAQLQDQHHELITLRKKLGIAEKENEDLTDMAKEDERPRFSTIELKEVLTERHELKLRVNDLEQELLACKQPAPSELDDHTSEDLPVQGPLPYEPDDAPWKKHSESGIRKFFRRLFSDVNTENASFPRRSISALTKMALSSGPHSDIPI; from the exons ATGAATTCCGAAGACGAACTATCGGTGGTTGATGTGTATGACCTGGCCGCCGATATTGGAAAAGAGTTTGAGACAATAATCGATAAAAATGGAACTAATGCTGTATCTGAACTAATACCAAAAGTAATCAATATTCTAGAGCTATTAGAAACTCTTACCATAaggaaagaaaatgaaaatgcgATTGTTCAAGAGCTCAATGAAAAAATCGCCCAACTCGAAGCAGATAAATTCGAAAAGgcagaatttaagaaaaagattgATAAG gaAATGGAGTCCATCGAAGAACAATGGCGTATTGAAACGCGCGATTTATTACAAGTTATAAGTCGTCTTCAAAGTGAAAACAGAAGATTAACAAAAAGTCAAAACATAGAACAAGTAATAACTAAACATTCCAATATCGACTCAACAAACGCTGATCATCATTCCAATAATTCTTTTTGTGCCAATTGTGATTCTTCAAACATATccaagttgaaaattaaaatcaacgAACAGAACGATGAAATAAAGTTCAAGGATCGAGAAATGGAGGATAAAATATCCGAAATCAATAACTTATTCCTGCAAATCGAGAGACTTAAAAATACATTAAGCGAATGTCGCAGACGGCAAAAACTAAcgcaaaatcaaatgataactttatttgaAGAGCGTGCAGATTTTTTGGCACAGCTGCAGGATCAGCATCATGAATTAATTACCCTACGTAAAAAGCTGGGTATTGCGGAAAAGGAAAACGAAGATCTAACTGATATGGCTAAGGAAGACGAGCGACCACGATTTTCAACTATTGAGTTAAAAGAAGTGCTAACTGAACGTCATGAGCTGAAGCTACGTGTTAATGATCTAGAGCAAGAATTATTGGCTTGCAAGCAGCCAGCTCCCAGTGAATTAGATGACCATACCTCGGAGGATCTTCCTGTTCAAGGACCGTTACCATACGAACCAGATGATGCGCCTTGGAAAAAACATTCAGAAAGTGGAATTAGAAAGTT CTTCCGGAGGCTTTTCTCGGACGTCAATACGGAAAATGCAAGTTTTCCACGCCGTTCAATTTCGGCTTTGACTAAAATGGCTCTCTCATCTGGACCACACAGTGACATTCCTATTTaa